The genomic stretch AAATATTGTTTGAAAACATCAAATAAGACTAAGGATATTTGCATGTACTTGAGAATGtcccaaaataaaaatactggagtatgtttattaattggaaaaattcttttaaagtaataaaaaattaacagaaaaaaaaaattagagaaacgCAAACAAAAAGTgctttaaaatgtaaaatttaagaattaaagTATGGAATTAATTTGTTGAATGTTGGTACAAAGGTGATTGAATTTGAGTGGCATACTAGCATCCTTGCTAGATGAGGGCTAAATTATACCATAAACCAtgattcataaatattttcacaaaaatttaagaaaaattaaaaatattgcaATGTGAATTAGTATACAGAAGTTTAGTTTTAGTAACTTGCAATACACTAAAAACAAATCTTCAAAAGATCAACATATCTACTAAATCTAAAAAtgtaataagtgtgaatgaatgttatacttttcatttatgtctttttttttcgttacgttttttaaatacattgtgttataaaagttgtactatacaatattttagaCAATCAtatcattattgttattacttctgttatctttttcactattgttaccatgtacatgcattcaatatatatatactttttcatcttcttcaataataataatatataacattatatattggagttatatgttagttatttcctaaaatataaatatcaactttataaaaatattttacattattattatttacaataatttaaatatctaacatataaataaatctaaaattttaatataaagtactaatattggacatctatttatatataaataaataaataaataagagtcAATATTTGTAATGCTATATAACGGGAATAAAAATTATGCTAGTGTAATAATGTGAATTGATAACTTGTATATTCTGATTTATTCCTTTTATAAAGATAAGGCATTTCCAAAACTTTTtcatttatgtacaaaaataagtAATAGAATATTTTGTTAACTATCTTTTTTAATTACTCATTGCAAAATGatgaacataataataataataataataatattattattattattattattattactattactattactattactattattattattatacaattaaaTTACTGTACACAAAATGGAATTCATGtccttttttctattttttttcatcGCTTTAGCACTCTAGTGAGAATGGATGCCCAAGAAAGAAATATGAACTAATTTGAGCCGTTCATCTGAAAAGATCAATGAATaagacataattttttttttaaaatacgatgacatttttataaataactaaaaCTTTAAGTGCAAGTAACGTGCGTTAAAAGTGCAAATAATAGATGTAAATGTGCAAGCAAAATCACTTATAATTACAACTATTTACACTTaataatgcaagtaatttacgttTTTACATTGGTGCATTTAATAATGTCTTCCACATTAGtacacttaataataatatttagtgcaactaataataataatgatgggagtgagttcgagcctcagtggaggcaattgttgactctttgtgcttcagtaggttgaaaaagtagctatggatagatactatattgtaaccgagtcagtagtactaaaaaaaaataatacggagtaataataatgtaataacaCGATCCAATTTTAAAATGCGGAATAGGTTAAGAGAGTAATAGGTTAACGGGCCCTGTGACAAATCCCAAATTGAAGTGAGCAGAGATCCGAAAGCCCAGCTAAGTAGCTAACGGCATTACAGACAAGTGGCAATCGCGAATCCTCTACCagtttctctttcttttatgtCCCCAATTATTTTCCCGCCAGACGCTTTAGCTTCTTCAACaatcatcttcaacttcaacTGTCTCTCCACAGAGTTACTACTACACTACTATACACTCTCTCTCGCGCGCTAAATCACTAATTAGATCAACCATGGATGCTCGAAGGAATCCGAGTTCTCGGAGAAGTGATCCGGATGCTAGAGCCACGGAGACGGAGAGGCAGCCCTTCTTAGACCTCTCCAACTTCAATCTCACACCGATCGAGACTCTACGCAAGCTCTGCTGCTCCGCCCCCTCCTCGGCCGGGACCTCCTCCAACTTCCCCGGCGCCCTTCCGAAATCCCCAATTTTAGGCTCGAAATCCGATTCCAAATCTTCGCAACCCCGCAATGATAACTCAACTGATGCAAAATCCGACACTAGCGTCGGATCCTCCAGTTTCTTCCAAGCTGGAAACGCCAATAGATTTGGCATCTCTACCACGGTTCGCGTTCATCCTTCTCCTACGTCTACAGGTACCTCTTTGTACGCactgtgtctgtgtgtgtgtgtgtgtttttttttttttttggtttgggtCAATTTAGGTTGAGTTGAGCATTTGAAGGCGTTGTTATCATATTATTTATGGAACTGAGACGTTTATATGCAAAGCAAAATAGTATGCAAATGTGATTGGAATGAGCACATCTCTATCTCTGCTTGCTGGTGATTGATTGTCAGGAAGCTACCTTTTATGTTCAGTTTGAGATCGTTGTTCTCGTATTACTTATTGAACTGAGACGTATGTATGCAAAATAAAATAGTGTATGAAAATGTGATGGGAATGTGCACATCTCTATTTACCCTTGCTGGTGATTGATTGTCAGGGAGCTACCTTTTATGTTCAATTTGAAACCGTTGTTCTCATATTATTTATTGAACTGAGACATTTATATGCAAAACAAAATAGTGTATGTAAATGTGATGGGAATGAGCACATCTCTAATTCTATTTGTTGGTGATTGATTGTCAGGGAGCTACCTTTTATGCTCAATTTGAAATCGGTTGCTTATATCAGTTTATCTGTTTATGTTTAAGCCTTgtatatctttatttttttcattttgattttaGGATATGCAAGTGCAAATGGATGTATGTGATTTTGGGTCAGCTTCTCAGCTTTGTTCTGGATACAAAATACTTTGTACTGAATGTTAGTCTTAATTGATTAATGCATCTTGGAAGCAAAGTAATGTGCAGGAATCAAATCCAATTTGTGTTTCTATTCTATCACATTCATCACTTAACTTTGATTTTCCCCTCCATTGTTCACAAAAGGTGGTTCTGGATTCTGAAGGGCATTGTTATTTTTATAGCGGTAAAAATGATGCCATTGGCATTTGAGTTCCcaaaacttttttgtttttaatattgcaTTCATGATCTTTTAATTGACCTATGATGTTTTTATTTGTCTCATTTATGAGGCAAGATTGCTTTTGCATTAGAGTAATgagtacctttttttttttttaaagctccTGGAAATGGTGAACTTGCAGCTCATGGTCAAAGAGCTACCACCAGAAAGTCTAATAGGGAAACAAAAGCTACAGTTCTTCCCTGTAGTTCTACTCTTCTTGAAAATAAAAAGGGGAAAGGAGAGGTTGTTGCCAAGCCTGTTACTTGCTTGCCTCCCAGGAGTAACAAGGAGAAGGAAAATGTTACTAGCAAGCCTCTCAATTGCCCGCATCCTGAGAATAAGAAGGATGAGAGTGAACAGGTTGACAAACTCGCTAGGAGCTTGCTCTCAGATGGTAACAAGGGTAAAGGGAAAGGGATTGTTGACACTGTTAGTCTTTTGCCTGCAAAGAATAAGAAAGATAGAGGGAAGGAAAGTTTTGAGTCTCTAAGTTCTTCACCTCCCAAGTATAACAAGGATACAGGGAATTCAATTTCGAGTATTAGCAGTTCTTGTGAGGATAAGAATAAAGGGAATGATAATGTGGAGCAAATTCATCAACTGTCAactgagaaaaagaaaaataagggGAAGGAAAGTTTTGAGTCTCTCAGTTCCCCACCACTGAAGAGTAGGGATAGAGGAAACATAATTGTGAACATTGGCAGTTCTTGTGAGAAAACAATGGGTAAAGAGATATCTGATGCTTCCTTGAAAAGTCCGCCTCCACAGAagacaagggggaaaagaaaagCTGATACATTTGTTTTTAGTTGCCCTCCTTTGCCAAAGACAAGGAATTCTAGGTCTGTCATGCTCTCTCTACATcctatttattttcttattagaACTTAAACGAAACTACACCATGCCTGAAATtatgtgtggtttgtgtttttgttaCAACACTCTCTTTGATAGAATTTGTACATAAATTATAGTTTTTAAGTATTAATTTTTCACCCAATTAGACTTTTTACATGTAATTTCAATAGCTTGATCGATGTTTTATATTATACAGCTTAAGCATGTGTTCTTAGTTGCAAATagtttttctctttcttccaaCCCAAAACACAAGGCTTTTATGCATCTTCCAAAGTTGTGGAAGAAAGATGCTGGCAGTCTGACATTTGCTTTGAGATTAATTGTTTCTAGGCCTTTAAACAATTAAACCAATGGACTTGACAATCAATGAGTGGGAATTGGTCACTCAAAGaagaacatttaaaaaaataaaaattctgaaCTTTCCATCATTCCAATACTGATGCCCTCTATGATAACTTTCGTGAATAGGAACAAATGCAATGAAGTTGGTGATGTTGAGTTGCCAGGATCAAAGACTGTTCCAAATGCAAAGCAGACCAAGGTTTGCAAATAATCCTCCCTTTTGGTGAACATGATAAAGTTGATTCctgtttgtttttatatattagtaATTGGTGGTTTACTGTGCTTTTTTTAATAGGTAATTGTTGGTTAATGGTGCTCtggaattttagcattttttttttaccatattTGCTCtgaataattattaatctttTTGGAGTAATGTTGCCTAAAATTAACTACACACCTCTTGTACATTTACTAAGATTCTAAATGGTCTTTGTTCATGTCCAGCAGAGATTATTGAGTTGGTATGTTTTGGCTATATATTGTAGGAaatcttgttttgtttttacttgcaTTTTAATCCAAGATGTTTACTGTTAGAGAATGTATCAACCCATCTAAAAAGGCTAAActgtaaattacttgcatctGTGTGCATTCCTTTTGGAGTGGCCTAACAGATgaagcataaaataaaaatgaaagcgAAGTGTATGCCGCGTGCCATATGTTATATGAAGCCATGAGCTAACAACCAAACTTGTTATGTTATATGAAGCAGTGTGCTAACAACAGAACTTATTTGCAGAAGAGGAGGCGTTCAGAGGACAAGTATAGGATGCCAAAAGAATTTGTAGAGGAGCAGAAGGCTTATTTTAAAGAGATTGATGATTTCGAACTGCTAGAGGAGGAAGCATCAGACTGATGGTTTGGATTAGAACAGAAGGGTATAATGGTAGGCAAGACGCAGGTGCAATCTAACCCGTTAACATGTCCTGTATAGTTATGACCGGGTATTTTCTAAACCAGGCTGATGCTTTCAATACTCTAGAAAATTATCAAAGTTGATGGTAACACTTGTATAAAGTTGCCGTGTAATAGTGCTAGGCCTCAAAGGCATAAGTCCCACTTGAGTGCTTTTTCT from Ipomoea triloba cultivar NCNSP0323 chromosome 12, ASM357664v1 encodes the following:
- the LOC115998656 gene encoding uncharacterized protein LOC115998656 isoform X1; protein product: MDARRNPSSRRSDPDARATETERQPFLDLSNFNLTPIETLRKLCCSAPSSAGTSSNFPGALPKSPILGSKSDSKSSQPRNDNSTDAKSDTSVGSSSFFQAGNANRFGISTTVRVHPSPTSTAPGNGELAAHGQRATTRKSNRETKATVLPCSSTLLENKKGKGEVVAKPVTCLPPRSNKEKENVTSKPLNCPHPENKKDESEQVDKLARSLLSDGNKGKGKGIVDTVSLLPAKNKKDRGKESFESLSSSPPKYNKDTGNSISSISSSCEDKNKGNDNVEQIHQLSTEKKKNKGKESFESLSSPPLKSRDRGNIIVNIGSSCEKTMGKEISDASLKSPPPQKTRGKRKADTFVFSCPPLPKTRNSRNKCNEVGDVELPGSKTVPNAKQTKKRRRSEDKYRMPKEFVEEQKAYFKEIDDFELLEEEASD
- the LOC115998656 gene encoding uncharacterized protein LOC115998656 isoform X2; the encoded protein is MDARRNPSSRRSDPDARATETERQPFLDLSNFNLTPIETLRKLCCSAPSSAGTSSNFPGALPKSPILGSKSDSKSSQPRNDNSTDAKSDTSVGSSSFFQAGNANRFGISTTVRVHPSPTSTAPGNGELAAHGQRATTRKSNRETKATVLPCSSTLLENKKGKGEVVAKPVTCLPPRSNKEKENVTSKPLNCPHPENKKDESEQVDKLARSLLSDGNKGKGKGIVDTVSLLPAKNKKDRGKESFESLSSSPPKYNKDTGNSISSISSSCEDKNKGNDNVEQIHQLSTEKKKNKGKESFESLSSPPLKSRDRGNIIVNIGSSCEKTMGKEISDASLKSPPPQKTRGKRKADTFVFSCPPLPKTRNSRNKCNEVGDVELPGSKTVPNAKQTKRRRSEDKYRMPKEFVEEQKAYFKEIDDFELLEEEASD